The following are encoded together in the Pseudomonas xantholysinigenes genome:
- a CDS encoding DUF3732 domain-containing protein, with the protein MKFTIDAVILWPRCPGLEPRVIPFQDGKINIIYGLSGTGKSSIVHIIDYVLGATKCQIPIGIIRDTVEWFGMKIRLLDTTYIVARRTPGNSQGSNDLCMLEFDDEQIPDSVYRTHSLGQYKAAFDGMVRVSDLPHSDEEEPSSFDRRSSYRDMAAFNFLPQHIVANPNTLFFKTDSFAHKERLTRAMPYALGMVDANYIMNERRRDEAQREQDRLRKQLAIHDAAKASHYADVDQLFDRCIQLGLLERTSTQGAQKVELLKKVVIATHEGRLEQTLLEPQRLHISEKLKVVIEEVGKQQRIVDEFDAQIDGFDHLARNSKRFVAAIDTEKSHVIGLDWLKQSVSDGGHCVACGSYTNALPMVIENLEEKVNKVTRISDALKDNPVVDKQLATLKRQRAKEERELSRLMREQARLIQEDERTRNAIGQIYYVAGEISRLIKQLDGSEADEGLSKRMIELESLIRHYNFQMSLTDMAEQERKVDAQLAPMFEDYADQFGLNGTPGAQIYLDRKELTLRFDAHGQRDFLWEIGSGANWMGYHIATFLGIHEYLSKDENRKLPPFSFIVIDQPSQVYFPSNTGGLNALDAGFEAVNQARPADVVATRRIFEVLAEGLKRAGHFIQIIVLEHAGPDIWGQVADTVPVAAWQSKDDGLIPAHWIHRHNDLA; encoded by the coding sequence ATGAAATTCACGATTGACGCTGTCATTCTCTGGCCTCGCTGCCCTGGCTTGGAGCCACGAGTCATTCCCTTTCAAGACGGGAAGATCAACATCATTTACGGGCTGAGCGGCACCGGCAAGTCGTCAATTGTTCACATCATTGACTATGTGCTGGGCGCAACCAAATGCCAGATTCCAATCGGCATCATCCGCGACACCGTCGAGTGGTTCGGGATGAAAATCCGCCTTCTCGATACGACCTACATCGTAGCGCGACGCACTCCAGGAAACTCCCAAGGCTCCAACGATCTTTGCATGCTGGAGTTCGACGATGAACAGATCCCGGACTCCGTTTACCGTACCCATTCCTTGGGGCAGTACAAAGCCGCCTTTGATGGCATGGTTCGGGTCAGTGATCTCCCCCACTCCGATGAGGAGGAGCCTTCCAGCTTTGATCGCCGCAGCTCCTACCGCGACATGGCGGCGTTCAACTTCCTGCCTCAGCACATCGTGGCAAACCCCAACACCCTATTCTTCAAAACCGACTCGTTTGCTCACAAGGAGCGCCTGACGCGAGCCATGCCCTACGCGCTCGGTATGGTGGATGCAAACTACATCATGAATGAGCGGCGGCGGGATGAGGCGCAGCGCGAGCAGGATCGGCTACGTAAGCAGTTAGCAATCCACGATGCGGCCAAGGCGAGCCATTACGCTGACGTCGACCAACTGTTTGATCGCTGCATTCAGCTTGGCTTGCTTGAGCGCACCAGCACCCAGGGCGCTCAGAAAGTCGAACTGCTCAAGAAGGTCGTCATCGCGACCCATGAAGGACGGCTTGAGCAGACACTTCTGGAACCTCAACGACTGCATATCTCAGAAAAGCTGAAGGTAGTAATCGAGGAAGTTGGGAAGCAGCAACGTATCGTTGACGAATTTGATGCCCAGATCGATGGGTTCGACCACCTGGCGCGTAACAGCAAGCGATTCGTCGCGGCGATTGATACTGAGAAGTCCCATGTCATTGGGCTCGACTGGCTCAAGCAGAGCGTCTCTGACGGTGGGCACTGCGTGGCCTGCGGCTCGTACACAAACGCTCTGCCAATGGTGATCGAGAACCTGGAAGAAAAGGTCAACAAGGTCACCCGGATTTCGGACGCGCTCAAGGATAATCCTGTCGTCGACAAGCAACTGGCTACGCTGAAACGGCAGCGTGCCAAGGAAGAGCGTGAGCTCTCTCGTTTGATGCGAGAGCAGGCTCGCTTGATCCAAGAGGATGAGCGCACACGTAATGCCATTGGCCAGATCTACTATGTGGCGGGTGAGATCAGCCGGCTGATCAAACAACTGGACGGCTCTGAAGCAGACGAGGGTCTGAGCAAGCGCATGATCGAGCTGGAAAGCCTGATTCGGCACTACAACTTCCAGATGTCTCTGACCGATATGGCTGAGCAAGAGCGCAAAGTGGATGCCCAATTGGCCCCGATGTTCGAGGACTATGCGGATCAGTTCGGCTTGAACGGAACGCCTGGCGCTCAGATTTATCTCGATCGGAAAGAGCTCACGCTTCGCTTCGACGCCCACGGCCAGCGGGATTTTCTCTGGGAAATCGGCAGTGGTGCGAACTGGATGGGCTATCACATCGCGACGTTCCTAGGCATTCATGAATACCTGTCGAAAGACGAGAATCGCAAGCTCCCACCTTTCAGCTTCATCGTGATCGACCAGCCGAGCCAGGTCTACTTCCCAAGCAATACCGGTGGCCTAAACGCACTGGATGCGGGATTCGAAGCGGTGAATCAAGCCCGGCCAGCGGATGTCGTTGCCACACGCCGAATCTTCGAAGTCTTGGCTGAAGGTCTCAAGCGTGCAGGCCATTTCATCCAGATCATCGTCCTTGAGCATGCGGGCCCGGACATCTGGGGCCAAGTCGCTGACACCGTGCCCGTAGCGGCATGGCAGAGCAAAGACGACGGGCTCATCCCTGCCCACTGGATCCACCGTCACAATGACTTAGCGTAA
- a CDS encoding three component ABC system middle component: MSEAYLDHQLIHNSSLACFLLTHFIGEYQETGLGQTPDLPKLMLVLPLVWNQRSRDALSNRTSRSTLGAVLRETPVLKIDLQRRVSAHAATTLQGLNLAISSRLVGKIGSNGSETSFQVLVDRWPRGIKNTIPAAMLQATEKLAKWFATDTTENLYKLLFGIPNEIHD, translated from the coding sequence ATGAGTGAGGCGTATCTGGATCATCAATTGATCCACAACTCGTCATTGGCCTGCTTTCTTCTGACGCACTTCATAGGCGAATACCAAGAAACAGGGCTTGGGCAAACCCCGGATCTACCGAAACTGATGTTGGTGCTGCCGCTGGTGTGGAATCAGCGCTCACGCGACGCGTTGAGCAACCGCACCAGCCGCTCCACCCTGGGTGCAGTGCTCAGGGAAACCCCGGTATTGAAAATTGATCTGCAGCGAAGGGTGTCCGCCCATGCGGCTACCACCCTACAAGGGCTCAATCTCGCCATCTCTTCGCGTTTGGTTGGAAAGATCGGCTCCAATGGAAGTGAGACCAGCTTCCAAGTCCTGGTCGATCGTTGGCCACGAGGCATCAAGAACACCATCCCCGCGGCCATGCTGCAGGCCACTGAGAAACTGGCGAAGTGGTTTGCCACCGACACGACAGAAAACCTGTACAAGCTCTTGTTTGGGATTCCCAATGAAATTCACGATTGA
- a CDS encoding ABC-three component system protein — protein sequence MKDPDASPSAAGYGYQYERALYRIFTAPNAQTRFGIETADDVEEISQTATGSRRVSEQAKLSVQPRKNPLQDSSKNLWKTLRIWLNGLAAARKEHEELQFLLVTNRVLKKGTLAMRLSDALSKQDVADAVVALRTHAAGMTGKPGEIARDVIAYSDADLAFLIEHMSIEDGQLNAQMKQRVIASLHLPEDAVANAEDIYHGLVGFLFDHCQETWVARKSFWTTAQPYYNKRQALVEAFMNGPWEPLPFEKTEFAEWAEKIDPADMLFVEQLTKINMPKNLLMKQFGFYCAAYSERIRLLESGGVLSKDFDLAERVLSDRWEAIHDRHQLDNMTSLDDYGTADYKSVMTKTLFPETFPMKVGRVNSTAQYLFSGTYHRMANADGTHSPIHWHRDAPTSEDES from the coding sequence ATGAAAGATCCAGATGCTAGCCCCAGCGCAGCGGGGTATGGCTACCAGTATGAACGCGCCCTGTACCGTATCTTCACGGCACCCAATGCGCAGACTAGGTTTGGCATTGAAACGGCTGATGATGTTGAAGAGATCAGCCAGACAGCGACAGGTTCTCGGCGTGTGTCAGAACAAGCGAAGCTCTCTGTTCAGCCTCGCAAAAACCCACTGCAAGACAGCAGTAAAAACCTGTGGAAGACACTCCGCATCTGGTTGAACGGGTTAGCGGCTGCCCGGAAGGAGCATGAGGAGTTGCAATTCCTCCTCGTCACGAACCGCGTGCTTAAGAAAGGCACGCTGGCCATGCGGCTTTCTGATGCCCTTTCAAAGCAAGATGTGGCAGACGCGGTCGTTGCGCTTCGAACGCATGCCGCCGGAATGACAGGCAAGCCTGGGGAGATCGCTCGGGATGTCATCGCGTACTCGGACGCCGACTTGGCATTTCTGATCGAGCACATGTCCATTGAGGACGGCCAGCTCAATGCCCAGATGAAGCAGCGGGTGATCGCGTCCCTCCACCTCCCCGAGGATGCAGTAGCGAATGCTGAGGACATCTACCATGGTCTGGTCGGTTTCCTGTTCGACCATTGCCAAGAGACCTGGGTAGCCCGAAAGTCTTTCTGGACGACCGCTCAGCCTTACTACAACAAGCGTCAAGCGCTCGTTGAAGCGTTCATGAATGGCCCATGGGAACCTCTGCCCTTCGAGAAAACCGAGTTCGCAGAATGGGCCGAGAAGATCGACCCCGCGGACATGCTGTTCGTGGAGCAACTCACCAAAATCAACATGCCGAAAAACCTGCTGATGAAGCAATTCGGCTTCTACTGTGCCGCCTACTCTGAGCGCATCCGCCTTCTGGAGTCAGGTGGAGTTCTGTCCAAGGACTTTGATCTGGCTGAGCGTGTGCTCAGTGACCGTTGGGAGGCGATCCACGACCGCCACCAATTGGACAACATGACGTCGCTGGATGACTACGGCACGGCTGATTACAAATCTGTGATGACCAAAACCTTATTTCCAGAAACCTTTCCCATGAAGGTTGGACGGGTGAACTCCACGGCTCAGTACCTGTTCAGCGGCACCTATCACAGGATGGCCAACGCCGATGGAACACATTCCCCCATCCATTGGCACCGTGACGCACCGACCTCGGAGGATGAGTCATGA
- a CDS encoding FMN-dependent NADH-azoreductase produces the protein MKLLHIDSSILGDNSASRQLSREVVEAWKAADPSIEVVYRDLASDAISHFSAATLVAAGTPEEMRDAAQAHEAKLSAETLEEFLAADAVVIGAPMYNFTVPTQLKAWIDRVAVAGKTFRYTEAGPEGLCGDKKVILVSTAGGLHQGQPTGVGHEDFLKVFLGFIGISDLEIVRAHGLAYGPEHRAKAIDAAQAHIAGELFAAA, from the coding sequence ATGAAACTGTTGCATATCGATTCGAGCATCCTGGGCGACAATTCCGCCTCCCGTCAGCTGAGCCGCGAAGTGGTCGAGGCCTGGAAGGCCGCTGACCCTAGCATCGAAGTGGTCTATCGTGACCTGGCCAGCGATGCCATCAGCCACTTCTCCGCCGCCACCCTGGTCGCAGCCGGTACCCCCGAGGAAATGCGCGACGCCGCCCAGGCCCATGAAGCCAAGCTCAGCGCCGAAACCCTGGAAGAATTCCTGGCCGCCGACGCGGTGGTGATCGGCGCGCCGATGTACAACTTCACCGTGCCTACCCAGCTCAAGGCCTGGATCGACCGCGTGGCGGTCGCCGGCAAGACCTTCCGCTACACCGAGGCCGGCCCTGAAGGCCTGTGCGGCGACAAGAAGGTGATCCTGGTGTCCACCGCAGGCGGCTTGCACCAAGGCCAGCCGACCGGTGTCGGTCATGAAGACTTCCTCAAGGTGTTCCTGGGCTTCATTGGCATCAGTGACCTGGAAATCGTTCGCGCCCATGGCCTGGCCTATGGCCCCGAGCACCGCGCCAAGGCCATCGACGCCGCCCAGGCGCACATCGCCGGCGAGTTGTTCGCCGCGGCCTGA
- a CDS encoding alpha/beta hydrolase family protein yields the protein MNRTRILIALLLLGGLLARADAAPWVAGLHRLSLTDPVDARPMQALVFYPSSGQAHPVRIEGYQTRVAEEAPVAMGQFPLLVISHGNTGSPMALHDLANGLARQGFVVVAVVHPGDNNRDHSRLGTLSNLYGRPLQISAAITAARADALLAPYLNDGKVGVIGYSAGGETALILSGARPDLERLRRYCEERPSDADACKTHGVLIADHSELAPKADPRIGAVMLMAPLSLMFGRHALAGVQVPALIYSGDRDQLLALEHNADALARKLPVTPDYRLLAGAGHFVFMAPCDAEQHQRMPALCKDADGVDRRHIHRSLRSETTAFFSQALGVPEPAERSAALGQPEGQRNP from the coding sequence ATGAACCGAACCCGTATCCTGATAGCCCTGCTGTTGCTCGGCGGCCTGTTGGCCCGTGCCGATGCGGCACCCTGGGTTGCGGGCTTGCACCGCCTGAGCCTGACCGATCCGGTGGACGCCCGGCCAATGCAGGCGCTGGTGTTCTACCCGTCCAGTGGCCAGGCCCATCCGGTGCGGATCGAGGGTTACCAGACGCGGGTCGCTGAAGAGGCGCCGGTGGCCATGGGGCAGTTCCCGTTGCTGGTGATTTCCCATGGCAACACCGGTAGCCCGATGGCCCTGCATGACCTCGCCAACGGCCTGGCGCGCCAGGGTTTCGTGGTGGTGGCGGTGGTCCACCCAGGCGATAACAACCGCGACCACAGCCGCCTGGGCACCCTCAGCAACCTGTATGGGCGGCCGCTGCAAATCAGCGCCGCGATCACCGCGGCGCGTGCCGACGCCTTGCTTGCGCCCTACCTGAACGATGGCAAGGTCGGCGTGATCGGTTATTCCGCCGGCGGCGAAACCGCGTTGATTCTTTCTGGCGCCCGGCCCGATCTTGAGCGCCTGCGCCGCTACTGCGAAGAGCGCCCAAGCGATGCCGACGCCTGCAAGACCCACGGCGTGTTGATCGCTGATCACAGCGAACTGGCACCCAAGGCCGACCCGCGGATCGGCGCAGTCATGCTGATGGCGCCCCTGAGCCTGATGTTCGGGCGCCATGCCTTGGCCGGCGTGCAGGTGCCCGCGTTGATCTACAGCGGTGACCGCGACCAACTGCTGGCCCTGGAGCACAACGCCGACGCCCTGGCGCGCAAATTGCCGGTCACTCCCGATTACCGGCTGCTTGCGGGCGCCGGCCATTTCGTGTTCATGGCGCCCTGCGATGCCGAGCAACATCAGCGCATGCCTGCGCTGTGCAAGGACGCCGACGGCGTCGATCGGCGGCATATCCATCGCTCGCTGCGCAGTGAGACCACGGCGTTCTTCAGTCAGGCCCTGGGCGTGCCGGAACCCGCCGAGCGTTCAGCCGCGCTGGGCCAGCCAGAGGGTCAGCGCAACCCCTGA